In the Pleuronectes platessa chromosome 23, fPlePla1.1, whole genome shotgun sequence genome, GATTAAAGCCTTTGAAATCAAAGCCTCCATCTGATTGGATGAGGTGGTCACCCGTCACCCAGTGCCCACCTCCTGCCTGACGACGCTCCTCCACCGCCTTAGCAACGAAATACACCATGTTGAAGATGGTTCCGAACATCGGAGAAACCTGCGGAAAACATTCAAGACCGAACTTCATCTGGTGATTTTATACTGAAATCCTGTGACACAACTTCAACGTCTCGTTGTCAAGCTAACTCATGCTAACTCAAGCTAACTCACGCTAATTCAGGCTAACTCACGCTAACTCATGCTAACTCACGCCAATGATGACACATTAAGTTCCTTTCTTCTTTACATGTAAACTGAAATCATCAGAGGttctaaaatagttttttactGCTTAACTAGTTGAGTCAAAAATTAGGAATGAAATCATTTTAGTTGATCCAACTTATACACCTAACATCTCCACCCTCATGTTTTGTAGTAgaagttgtgtatttgtgttgtttgtttacctCTGTTGCAGAGACAGCTGACCGGATCTCTCGGCTGATTTGAGCCTCACGGAAAGCTTCGTAGAAACTCTGGTCGGACGCGATAGTGACAGTCAGGACGGAGCTGTAGGCGTGACGCAGCTGCGTGTTGTTGGTCAGCTGAGGGAACACTGTGTCCTGATGaccaagaaaacacaaaaggaacCAATCAGAACTAAgtttcaaacatttaaacacatttaaaagacaaattgaAAAAATTTGACTCAAGAGTttcttaatacacacacacacacacacacacacacacatacacacattcaaagcCTTAACAGAGATATAAACTCTCTGAGTGCTCTTATAGTTGATTGATCACTTTAGTATAACATTGATAAGTtattgacctgttttgattgAAGTtgtcacctgtcaatcactcaCCTGGTACGGCATGGCGTACAGCAAAGTGTCGTACGGTATAAACACATAACCATCAGAAACCATCCCCATGTCCAGAGCAGCCAATAGGAGCTCTCTCTGATcctctccaccaatcagaagAGAGCTCATGCACATGATCACAACTGCAacagaaacaataacaatagtTTTTAATGTTTCCGGATTTAACtgtgacagaaataaaactTTTACTCTAAATCTACTTTATTTACTTGACTTTAAATTGGTGTGGGAACTCAAATgaattcttaatttttttttttaagtttaatattaaataaatttaaTCATTATCTGTTTTATAAGAATTATTGTTATACATTAGTAATATTATTTGACTCTATCCTCGATACTAAAAGAGGAGGCTACTTGGTCTGTtgttagtttttgtttgttgaggattttaattaaacatttttaaccttttcattatttttaacgTTCTTCAGCGTGTTCTGGATCATCAATAAACCCTATCATCTCCACATGACCCTAAACTATACAACCAAAATCAACACTTTAATTGATGAGTTCATTGACTGGAAATGAATTGGCAATAAAGATTAATGTCTCACATTAGAAATGATTCACTGAACAATCGACTGATTATTAGACAATAAAACATTGCtgatatgaataataaaaataaaacagttaaacATGTTATCTGATGTTTTTCTACAGAACCTGATGTTGATATTTAACTTTAGATTTTCAACTCATTCATGATTCATCTATGATTATAGATAATAATTCAAAACAATAAGAATATTATGTAGAACCTGATGATGTGAGGTTAATTAGCAGCATCTACAGTCTCTGTTTATATATGATCTTTcagttctgacctttgaccttgtcgGCCTCTTTGATCTCTTTCAAAGCCTCACGAGCTCCTTGGTTCCTCGTTTCCATGGTAACCACTGGGCCAATCGGGAGGCCCATGGCCCGGAGTGCAGAGGCCACTTCCTGCCCGGTGCTCTCCCATAGGCTGGAACGAgctgatgaagacgatgaagaggagaagcaaacacaaattaaacttcTTTTATTGATGgaaatctttgtttttatgttcataataatgATTTTACAAAAGtatacagaatatatatatattgatgttataaaatgtttaaaaatttaatataatatatacttaAAGTAATGTTaatacaacacaacatttacTCATTTAGATATTATAATATCGAATTATCATATCACTGGATTGTTTGTagtatatttatttctttatttttctcttcttcgacaaaaacatgtaaataagtaAATTCAATTTCATATTAAAAAATGAAGTTAAAGTTAAACCCTGTGAAAACTATGTTTTACTACTGTAAACCTTATTTAAATTACCTCAGATCTTCATTATATAAAGTGTGTATTCAAACGATCATatacacacaatataaataatataaacaagtATAAATATTAACCAAACCTTTATcaagtaaaaatattttacaataaatgtaataattttttattaattcatttatatGAAGCGAAACTGAAACGAGACCACTCCCACCATATGATGTCATTTGTCACCTGAGATAATCCCGACATGCGCCCATTGGAAGGACTTGAGCACGGTGAACAGAATCCGGCTGGGAGGAGTGATGGGCGGCAGATTCGGCCAATTAGCATCTAGACAGCCGGGAGATGCAAGCCCCACCTCCCAGTGCTCAGCCAATAAGGATGCCGTGTGACAGAGGGCGGGGTTAAATGGTCCAATGTAGGCGTGGCCATAACCCTCCATCTCTCCAAGTTCTGTCAGAGCTGAGATAAAACCAGAAAAAGTTCAATCATAACGAAAGTtacatataaaaatgtaaacagaatTCAGCAACGTAAAAACTATGCATTTGAAAACTAAGTTtctcattcatttattaaaataacacagaGCTGATTGTGGACAAACCTTTGGAGGTGGAGCAGTCTTCATCCAGCAGCTTCACGTCGTACCAGTAGCCTCGGCTCAGGCTGCTGTCGCTGCGTAGCCGTGACAGCGCCAGGTTAGCTGCCGCCGTGGGCATGGCCCGAGAGAACATGGGGTCACATGACCACGGACCAATCAGAGCCAGTTTGAAAGTCGCCGCCCAAACTTCCGAAATGCTTAGCAACCAAAGACACGCACATAGCAACCTCAGAGGAAGCCACATCCTGacaatctggaaaaaaaacataaacattttatcaCTTTTACTTTTTGGGTTTCCATAGCAACATGAGCGTCATCATCTCTCTGATGAAACTTATCATTTGATTCTGAACGAGCAACACATCGAAAACCAGAATGAAGTTCTGATTCAAAATGAGAAGGAGaatgcttttaaaataaaaagactcAGGATTTTAAACTAAAACTCTAAACCATGCTGCAGCTCTCTTTCTGACTCCAGAATTGCCGATTTAGAAAAGGACtattgttgttaatattatattgttgttaatataataataataattatgaatacaattattatgattattattatatgaattgTAGCTCattattaacatatttacatcTATAATTATCacagttattgtttttattatagcTAGTCAGAGCTAAACCACACTACTTTGAGGTTTAATATACATATAATCTGGCAAATGTATTCAATTAAATTCCAtttgattatataaaatattcaatatatatatatatattatacagagAATGTATATTAAACCACAAATagattatatctatatattttcaTGACAGATATGTTTCCCCAACACGTCGTCTCTGGCCGTCCAGTGATTGAACCCAGCTGAttgctgtgacctttgacctttaataCTTCAGGCTAGCGCTAAGGAGCGCTAAGAAGGCTAAGTATAGCATCAATGCTAACGCTCTTAACACAAGCTGACAAAGACTAAATGTCTTCAGCACTCTGAGACGCTGACAGCACGACCACGAAGTAACATCACAAACCtgcctgatgacatcattaatccaactgatgatgtcataaacctgcctgatgacatcattaatccaactgatgatgtcataaacctgcctgatgacatcattaatCCAACTGATGGTGTTATACACCTGACTGATGACATGATACATCGGTTGGACCAGAGATCAGGACCAGATCCAGAAACCAGATAAACCAGCTCCAATGTTTTAAACCATAAAAAGTGATGCTGAGTTTTCACTGGAGATTTTTGCTGAAACATCAAaactaataaattaaatataaaacattaacaaacaaGGGTTTCTATCTTTCTGTAAAAACATGTAAAATTAAGTACGGTTACATTTACTTTGACCAATCAGCCATCAGCTTCACTGTGACACTGATTCAATTAATATTTAGTAAATTTAGAGCTTGTTAtgatctgatgacatcacatcagCTGACTGCAGGATACTCAATCACAAACTGATCAATCTGATCAATGAAGCCTCTGATTAACTTCCTAAGATCAGCAGGGTTAAGGTTACTGGTTAAAATAACTGGCTACATAACTAGTTTAAATAAGAAGTCAcagcaacacatacacacacacacatacacacacaattttaCCTCATAGATTCATGTGTCCACAGAAAAAACTTCAGTTTCATCTGAAACGGAAAAAAAACTTTCAACGAAGAGAAATGATGTCGGGttaaacgagagagagagagagagggagggagagatagagagagagagagagagggagggagagatagagagagagagagagagagagagagagagggggagggaaacagcgagagagagaggaagtagggagagagagggagggagagatagagagagggagagagagagggagtagggagagagggagggagagatagagagagggagagagagaggggggggagagagagagagagagaggggtgggaggggagagagagatagacagacagagaaacacagttagagagagagagagagatttagttTAATCTAGTTAAAGGTTCAGGAGGACGTTTGGCTTCATTATGTAATGAGATGATCACTTTGTGTTCATGTGTCCAGGTGTGTGAAGGTCTCAACTTCTAACCTGATCCATCTCTGACTGATGTCACAGCAGAAGAATCAATCAGTCACTTTTCATAtcaaatcaaattgtatttgtttatcaattttcagtttgtttgtcaacacgagaagaaaaactacaaaaatcaACAACACACTAAACTGATACACCgattatatacaatatattagATTATATATtgacaatgtaaaacaattaaatcGGATTAAATACAACCAATTAATCAAAACCAACTACTTTAATCTGAATAACGTACAATTTATTTGTAtcactgtaagtgtgtgtgtcagtgtgtacgtgtgtcagtgtgtgtgtgtgtgtgtgtgacagtgtttaGTTGCTGGCTCAGTTAATCCTGATGTGGATTAGTTTGATCCTCAGAGCTCAGTTGGACTAGAGCCAAGAATAGAGGCAGGATTAGACCAACCCCCCTAAACTGACCGGTTAGAACTAACCTGTAATTACTTACTGTAACTAATGAATGAACCTGATTATCATGTATTGATGATTGGATTCATGGACATGACACAttgtttcatattgttttttatttctcaggtCATTTACATATGTATGTTCAAAACAAACTATTttgaggtcacacacacacacacacacacacacacacacacacacacacacacacacacacacacacacacacacacacacacacacacacacacacacacacacacacacacacacacacacacacacacacacacacgtcttcagAGGGAAATCTTTGTGTTTCTGAAGCTCGAGTTgtccctgaaacacaaacacatgaatcaGTACGAGGTGGTCTCAACAGCCGTGACTTTGTGTCTTTAATGATCACAGAAGTTTTTCTGTCGTTTTAAATCTTCATGTTTATAAACTATCATCACTAACATCAATAAGAGCTTCTGTGACTCTGACTCCCACCTGAGGCTGTCGTTGTGAGTCTTATACTCCATGATGGTGTTGGCTGGAAGGTTCAGGACTCGTCTCAACGTGTCTCGGATTCTGGACGTCGTCGTCTGATCGTTAGACGTTTTGTTCCAGATCGACAAGATGTCCTCCTGAAGGACAGACAGatgggagacagacaggtgagagacagacaggtctgAGATCAGGTCCAACTCGACACCTGACTGTCAGTGTAGTACTACAATACTAGTATAATATAGCAGACAGAGAGTGGGGgaagactaaccctaaccctaacccgcgGGTGGGACTCGAACCCAGCCACTATGGGTGAGACCTAGcctcaacgggggggggggggctaaaggCTGCCCCTTCCTGCAGTAGTTTACCTGGAAGCGTATAGAGACCACGGCTCCACAGACCTCCTCTCCCACCATGAACTGCTCGCCCACCATAGCAAGGATGATGTTTTCCCAGAAGCGACTGGCGAGACCTTTTCTCAGACGAATGATCCACTTTCCTCCGCTGCGGTTACAATcatcctggggggggggaggagacaaacttatcccacaatgcatcagcgACACAGAGGCGGTCCTGTTGATCTGACCACGGTAGAAGTCTTTCTGCTTGAATGCAGGAAATGAATGAAGCTTCTTCTGGTTGCATTGGTAACGTGATGATGGCATCACTAACAGCatcagtactccacagtactacagtactccacagtactacagtactccacactaGTTCAAATGGATTATGGATCATCAGTTATCAGGTCCGTGTTATTGATTAGAAGGTGGTGTAATCTTACCTCCCACATGGGTTTGATTCCCTCCTTGAACAAGTGGAAGTCGCTGTGTCCACTCAGATCACCTGGTCGCACGAGGTGACTGTAAAACTTCCAGAACTGCTCcacctgaacaacacaaacacacacagtacagtGTGCGTACTGATCATCAGTGACCAGGTCTGTTTGtgaccaaacacacaacatgacaatgtaaatgtgtttgaaaaATACACTTCAATGCATACAGTCTCCAGCAGGGGGCATTACACTGATTATTGATCTACCGATCTGATTATATCATGATGACCAAAAAAACTCTTTCATTGTTCTGAATCAGTAAATTCACTCATTGatacagaaagaaaatactgaatTTCTTCAAAGATAATTTTCTCAAACGCGATAAGATTCTTgtggttctgggtttgtaccatcgtgtgtgtgtgtgtgtgtgtgtgtgtgtgtgtgtgtgtgtgtctgtgtgtgtgtgtgtgtgtgtgtgtgtgtaccgatGCCACAGTTCCGATCTGCCTGATGTTTTGTTCGTAGCTCTGTGAACTGGCTGGACGACTGGGAGTTCTTCTACTGAACCAGAAGGTGTAGTTGTACTGAAGAGGATGTTCACCTGCAGCTGGACTCACcgtctgacagacagacagatggggggggggagagagagagagagagagagagacagacagacagacagacatggttTGTATTAATAAAgatcttttctagtcttgatgacactcaaagctctttacagttcGACCTTCACACACATTCTGACAGTTCATCCATTAGCAGCACTTCTTTTCTATGAGGTTCATCAGAGAGCTCCTGCACAGTCTGTGGTGGTACCGTTGGATGCACCGATACATCACGTCCCATAGGTGCTCAACTGGTTTAAGGTCAGGGGAATGAGAGGGCCAGTCAATGGCATCAATGCCTTTGTCATCAATGAACCAGCGACACACAAAGTGGAGTCCCAGTACAAGGGCTCCACTACCAGGAACATGTGGGCCGGACTGAGAACCATCACAGACTACAAAGTCAAAAACCAGTAGTTctgatgtagtgtctgcatctctcccagaggatctgaacacttGTTATGCTTTGAGAGTAACTCCCAGACTGTGGAGATCGAAGAGAACCTGGAGGACCGCTGCCCCCCCCGTCATATCCAGGGCAGACGTGTGGAAATCTCTCAACCGGATCAACCCCCACCATGCACCTGGACATGATGGGACCCCTGGCcgagctctcaaggtgtgtgcagatcagctgatgtgttcacagacatcttcaacctgtctctgctccagtcTGTTGTCCTCACATGTCTCAAGAAGAcatcattgtccctgttcccaagAAAACTAAACTCCTCTGCCTGAATGactaccgcccagtagcactcacct is a window encoding:
- the eif4e2rs1 gene encoding eukaryotic translation initiation factor 4E family member 2 related sequence 1, translating into MNLLERDEDDQGLSESLHDDGTNNNHNRHKTVSPAAGEHPLQYNYTFWFSRRTPSRPASSQSYEQNIRQIGTVASVEQFWKFYSHLVRPGDLSGHSDFHLFKEGIKPMWEDDCNRSGGKWIIRLRKGLASRFWENIILAMVGEQFMVGEEVCGAVVSIRFQEDILSIWNKTSNDQTTTSRIRDTLRRVLNLPANTIMEYKTHNDSLRDNSSFRNTKISL